The proteins below are encoded in one region of Amycolatopsis magusensis:
- a CDS encoding type II 3-dehydroquinate dehydratase has translation MDELLLMNGPNLGILGKREVEVYGSSTLADIEAMVAAEVAERGWRVTSVQNDCEGELIRTLQDSYDTVGAIINPGALMIAGWSLRDALANYPRPWIEVHLSNVWAREQFRHESVLAPLASGVIVGLGADGYRLAAQALLRTLPA, from the coding sequence ATGGACGAACTGCTGCTGATGAACGGCCCAAATCTGGGCATTCTGGGAAAACGCGAGGTCGAGGTCTACGGCTCCAGCACCCTCGCCGACATCGAGGCCATGGTCGCCGCCGAGGTCGCGGAACGCGGCTGGCGCGTCACCTCGGTGCAGAACGACTGCGAGGGTGAGCTGATCCGGACGCTGCAGGACAGCTACGACACCGTCGGCGCCATCATCAACCCGGGGGCGCTGATGATCGCGGGCTGGTCCCTGCGGGACGCACTGGCGAACTACCCGCGGCCGTGGATCGAGGTCCACCTGTCGAACGTGTGGGCCAGGGAGCAGTTCCGGCACGAATCCGTCCTGGCCCCCCTGGCCAGCGGCGTCATCGTCGGCCTCGGCGCCGACGGCTACCGCCTGGCCGCCCAAGCCCTCCTCCGCACCCTCCCCGCCTGA
- a CDS encoding ROK family protein: protein MTNHLGIDVGGTKVAFRMGKRTGEMRWTPFRDIRDDLARIAEAVRELGEPDAVGVAMPATVDHTGRVTTWPSRPGWTGADLYTLFDEIFPSTPVSFADDGDLAAVAEADAAGCADLVYFGVGTGIGGGIVSGGRPWPGLARGSCELGHLIVDRNGPACGCGRSGCVQALASGPATLRRAAGLLGHEPGFDEFCQAYQDARGWALAAVQESCAALAAAAVGIAELAHPSRVLIGGGFAAALPGFAAEVAAQAKTLAANGKPVVPIQPAALGGLSSLHGAVLLAANQHWGKH from the coding sequence ATGACCAATCACCTCGGTATCGACGTCGGCGGCACCAAAGTCGCATTCCGCATGGGGAAGCGCACCGGTGAAATGCGCTGGACCCCCTTTCGCGACATCCGTGACGACCTGGCGAGAATCGCCGAAGCCGTCCGGGAACTCGGCGAGCCCGACGCGGTCGGCGTGGCCATGCCCGCCACGGTGGACCACACCGGCAGGGTGACCACCTGGCCCAGCCGCCCCGGCTGGACGGGCGCCGACCTCTACACCCTCTTCGACGAGATTTTCCCCAGTACCCCGGTGAGTTTCGCCGACGACGGTGACCTGGCCGCGGTCGCCGAAGCGGACGCGGCCGGGTGCGCCGACCTCGTCTACTTCGGTGTCGGCACCGGGATCGGCGGCGGGATCGTCTCGGGTGGACGGCCCTGGCCCGGCCTGGCCCGCGGCTCGTGTGAGCTGGGTCATCTCATCGTCGACCGCAACGGGCCCGCGTGCGGCTGCGGGCGTTCGGGCTGCGTGCAGGCGCTGGCCTCGGGCCCGGCCACACTCCGCCGTGCCGCCGGACTCCTCGGCCACGAACCGGGATTCGACGAGTTCTGCCAGGCCTACCAGGACGCGCGCGGCTGGGCACTGGCCGCGGTGCAGGAGAGTTGCGCCGCGCTCGCGGCCGCCGCGGTCGGCATCGCCGAGCTGGCGCACCCCTCACGGGTGCTGATCGGCGGCGGGTTCGCCGCGGCACTGCCCGGCTTCGCCGCCGAGGTGGCGGCACAGGCGAAAACCCTGGCCGCCAACGGAAAACCGGTGGTGCCGATTCAGCCCGCCGCGCTCGGCGGACTGTCCTCACTGCACGGCGCGGTGTTGCTCGCGGCCAATCAGCACTGGGGAAAACACTAG
- a CDS encoding DegT/DnrJ/EryC1/StrS family aminotransferase: MNARPTPAPQYPAWPQFDDGERDGLLRALEQDGWWRMGGKEVDTFEQEFADYHGAPHALAVTNGTHALELALEVLGVGPDTEVLVPAFTFISSSQAVQRLGGTAIPVDVDPYTYCIDASAAAELITTRTRAIMPVHMAGHMSDMDGLAKIANDAGVAIIQDAAHAHGATWQGKRVGELGSIAAFSFQNGKLMTAGEGGAVTFPDSESYEQAFLRHSCGRPRTDRRYLHQTSGSNFRMNEFTAAVLRAQLARLDGQIDTREERWRLLGGLLGEIPGVVAQSRDERCERNPHYMAMIRVPGITEEQRNELVDALIERGVPAFAAFRAIYRVDGFWEKGAPAETVEEIAARCPVTEELYRDCVWLHHRTLLGTEQQMHDTAAIVAEVLGAR, translated from the coding sequence ATGAATGCTCGTCCGACCCCTGCCCCCCAATACCCGGCGTGGCCGCAGTTCGACGACGGCGAACGCGACGGCCTCCTGCGTGCGCTCGAACAAGACGGCTGGTGGCGCATGGGCGGTAAGGAGGTGGACACCTTCGAGCAGGAGTTCGCCGACTACCACGGCGCCCCGCACGCGCTCGCCGTCACCAACGGCACGCACGCACTGGAACTCGCGCTCGAGGTGCTCGGCGTCGGCCCGGACACCGAGGTTCTGGTGCCCGCCTTCACCTTCATCTCCTCCTCCCAGGCCGTGCAGCGCCTCGGCGGCACCGCGATCCCGGTGGACGTCGACCCGTACACCTACTGCATCGACGCCAGCGCGGCGGCCGAGCTGATCACCACCCGCACCCGCGCGATCATGCCGGTGCACATGGCCGGGCACATGTCCGACATGGACGGTCTGGCCAAGATCGCCAACGACGCCGGGGTGGCGATCATCCAGGACGCCGCGCACGCGCACGGCGCCACCTGGCAGGGCAAGCGCGTCGGTGAACTGGGTTCCATCGCCGCGTTCAGCTTCCAGAACGGCAAGCTGATGACGGCCGGTGAAGGCGGCGCGGTCACCTTCCCCGACTCCGAGTCCTACGAGCAGGCGTTCCTGCGCCACAGCTGCGGCCGCCCCCGCACCGACCGCCGCTACCTGCACCAGACCTCCGGCTCGAACTTCCGGATGAACGAGTTCACCGCCGCCGTGCTGCGGGCGCAGCTGGCCCGCCTCGACGGTCAGATCGACACCCGCGAAGAGCGCTGGCGCCTGCTGGGTGGCCTGCTCGGCGAGATCCCCGGCGTGGTCGCGCAGTCGCGGGACGAGCGCTGCGAGCGCAACCCGCACTACATGGCGATGATCCGCGTCCCTGGCATCACCGAGGAGCAGCGCAACGAACTGGTCGACGCGCTGATCGAGCGCGGCGTGCCCGCGTTCGCCGCCTTCCGCGCGATCTACCGCGTCGACGGCTTCTGGGAGAAGGGCGCGCCCGCGGAGACGGTCGAGGAGATCGCCGCGCGCTGCCCGGTCACCGAAGAGCTCTACCGCGACTGCGTGTGGCTGCACCACCGGACCCTGCTGGGCACCGAGCAGCAGATGCACGACACCGCGGCCATCGTCGCCGAAGTGCTGGGCGCGCGATGA
- a CDS encoding Gfo/Idh/MocA family protein — translation MKTYRVAVVGLGWAGRSIWLPRLQAHPAFEVVAAVDPEAVIRSTVRREAGEDLRLLSSVDELKNIQVDLAVVAVPNHLHHDVAKGLLLDGVSVFLEKPVCLSTEEVDSLAAAERAGRATLLAGSAANFRADILALHDLRKELGHIRHIELSWIRARGVPSGDGWFTDRRYAGGGALVDLGWHLLDVAGPLLGDAEIDQVVGSVSADFVNDSSRGAVWRHDAGAGAAGDVEDTANAFLVTDDGTSVLVRASWASHEERDVTSVTVHGSEGTARLRCTFGFSPNREDGPVLSLTCDGETVVLPVPDEPIGSEYDRQLTELPGLLADPAAQGRAIEDARKTVRVIEGVYGSVRRLTRRSA, via the coding sequence ATGAAGACGTACCGGGTCGCGGTGGTCGGCCTCGGCTGGGCGGGGCGGTCGATCTGGCTGCCCCGCCTGCAGGCCCACCCCGCCTTCGAAGTGGTCGCCGCGGTCGATCCCGAGGCGGTCATCCGCAGCACCGTGCGCCGCGAAGCCGGCGAAGACCTCCGCCTGCTGTCCAGTGTGGACGAACTGAAGAACATCCAGGTCGACCTGGCCGTGGTCGCGGTGCCGAACCACCTGCACCACGACGTGGCCAAGGGCCTGCTGCTCGACGGGGTCTCGGTGTTCCTGGAGAAGCCGGTCTGCCTGTCCACCGAGGAGGTCGACTCGCTGGCCGCCGCCGAGCGCGCCGGGCGGGCGACCCTGCTGGCGGGCAGCGCGGCCAACTTCCGCGCCGACATCCTCGCCCTGCACGACCTGCGCAAGGAACTCGGCCACATCCGGCACATCGAGCTGAGCTGGATTCGCGCCCGCGGCGTCCCCTCCGGCGACGGCTGGTTCACCGATCGCCGCTACGCCGGTGGCGGTGCGCTGGTCGACCTCGGCTGGCACCTGCTCGACGTGGCCGGACCGCTGCTCGGAGACGCCGAGATCGACCAGGTCGTCGGCTCGGTCTCGGCCGACTTCGTGAACGACAGCTCGCGGGGCGCGGTGTGGCGCCACGACGCGGGTGCCGGTGCCGCCGGTGACGTCGAGGACACCGCGAACGCCTTCCTGGTCACCGACGACGGCACCTCGGTGCTGGTCCGCGCGAGCTGGGCGTCGCACGAGGAACGCGACGTGACCAGCGTGACCGTGCACGGCAGCGAGGGCACCGCCCGGCTGCGCTGCACCTTCGGCTTCAGCCCGAACCGCGAGGACGGGCCGGTGCTGAGCCTGACCTGCGACGGCGAAACCGTGGTGCTGCCGGTACCCGACGAGCCGATCGGCTCGGAGTACGACCGGCAGCTCACCGAACTGCCCGGCCTGCTGGCGGACCCGGCGGCGCAGGGCAGGGCGATCGAGGACGCCCGCAAGACCGTGCGGGTGATCGAAGGCGTCTACGGCTCGGTGCGGCGCCTCACCAGGAGGTCGGCATGA
- a CDS encoding HAD-IA family hydrolase, whose translation MTMQLNRPLGVVFDLDGVIVDSFAVMRQAFDLAYAEVVGEGHPPFEEYNKHLGRYFPDIMRIMGLPLAMEEPFVRESYRLAGEVKVHDGVRDTIATLRERGHRIAVATGKSGPRARSLLRTLGLIDLFDVVIGSDEIAHPKPAPDIVLHAMDVLDVPADRSMMIGDAVTDLQSAQAAGVTAVAAVWGCEGNTADLLAAGPDVVLERPEELLALCPSAVAVEASA comes from the coding sequence ATGACGATGCAGCTCAACCGGCCGCTCGGGGTGGTCTTCGACCTCGACGGCGTGATCGTGGACAGCTTCGCGGTGATGCGCCAGGCCTTCGACCTGGCCTACGCCGAGGTCGTCGGCGAGGGGCACCCGCCGTTCGAGGAGTACAACAAGCACCTCGGCCGGTACTTCCCGGACATCATGCGGATCATGGGGCTGCCGCTGGCGATGGAGGAGCCGTTCGTCCGCGAGAGCTACCGGCTCGCCGGCGAGGTCAAGGTGCACGACGGGGTGCGCGACACGATCGCCACGCTGCGCGAGCGCGGGCACCGGATCGCGGTGGCCACCGGCAAGAGCGGGCCGCGAGCGCGGTCCCTGCTGCGCACACTCGGCCTGATCGACCTGTTCGACGTGGTGATCGGCTCGGACGAGATCGCCCACCCGAAGCCCGCCCCGGACATCGTGCTGCACGCGATGGACGTGCTCGACGTGCCCGCGGACCGGTCGATGATGATCGGCGACGCGGTCACCGACCTGCAGAGCGCGCAGGCCGCCGGGGTCACCGCCGTCGCGGCGGTCTGGGGCTGCGAAGGCAACACGGCCGACCTGCTGGCCGCGGGTCCGGACGTGGTGCTGGAGCGCCCGGAGGAACTGCTCGCCCTGTGCCCGTCCGCGGTCGCGGTGGAGGCGAGTGCCTGA
- a CDS encoding 3-dehydroquinate synthase family protein, with product MSQRIDVDLGDRSYPVHVGAGTRHLLGGVLAGLGVRRAAIVSARPAEALPDPGVESIVLTGREGEEDKTLATVEDLCRRFAGFGLTRSDAVVSCGGGTLTDVAGLAAALYHRGIPVVHLPTSLLAQVDASVGGKTAVNLPEGKNLVGAYWQPAAVLCDTDFLETLPRREWINGYGEIARAHFIGAGELRSLPLAGQIAASVRRKAEIVSQDERDSGLRHILNYGHTLGHALERATDFRLRHGEAVAIGTVFAGRLAGALGRIDQARVDEHLEVVLSYGCPSELPPGMDLAELVRLMTLDKKATSGLAFALDGPNGAELVRDVPEHVVLDVLRQMPVGPALP from the coding sequence ATGTCGCAGCGGATCGACGTCGACCTCGGTGACCGGTCGTACCCGGTGCACGTCGGCGCGGGGACCCGGCACCTGCTCGGTGGGGTGCTCGCCGGCCTGGGGGTTCGGCGAGCCGCCATCGTGTCGGCCCGCCCGGCGGAAGCGCTGCCGGATCCCGGGGTCGAGTCGATCGTGCTGACCGGCAGGGAGGGCGAAGAGGACAAGACGCTGGCGACGGTGGAGGACCTCTGCCGCCGGTTCGCCGGGTTCGGCCTGACGCGCTCGGACGCGGTGGTGTCGTGTGGTGGCGGCACGCTGACCGACGTCGCCGGGCTGGCCGCGGCGCTGTACCACCGCGGGATCCCGGTGGTGCACCTGCCGACTTCGCTGCTGGCACAGGTGGACGCGAGCGTGGGTGGCAAGACCGCGGTGAACCTGCCTGAGGGCAAGAACCTCGTCGGCGCCTACTGGCAGCCCGCCGCCGTCCTGTGCGACACGGACTTCCTGGAGACGCTGCCGCGGCGCGAGTGGATCAACGGTTACGGCGAGATCGCCCGCGCGCACTTCATCGGCGCGGGCGAGTTGCGGTCGCTGCCATTGGCCGGCCAGATCGCCGCGAGCGTGCGCCGCAAGGCCGAGATCGTGTCCCAGGACGAACGCGATTCCGGGCTGCGGCACATCCTGAACTACGGGCACACCCTCGGGCACGCGCTGGAACGGGCCACCGATTTCCGGTTGCGGCACGGGGAAGCCGTCGCGATCGGCACGGTGTTCGCCGGACGGCTGGCCGGCGCGCTCGGCCGGATCGACCAGGCACGCGTGGACGAACACCTCGAAGTGGTGCTGTCGTACGGCTGCCCGTCGGAGTTGCCGCCGGGAATGGATCTGGCCGAGCTGGTCCGCCTGATGACCCTGGACAAGAAGGCGACTTCGGGACTGGCGTTCGCGCTCGACGGCCCGAACGGGGCCGAGCTGGTCCGCGACGTGCCCGAGCACGTGGTGCTGGACGTGCTGCGG